One part of the Hydra vulgaris chromosome 01, alternate assembly HydraT2T_AEP genome encodes these proteins:
- the LOC100205841 gene encoding uncharacterized protein LOC100205841: MKNILFKYLTFRPVIKYFYYLIFFMLVFLFAMVAKDVFDVDVYLFGKATIKHKWWFNRLSNSPTNESEDSDTKFETKCVSNYFNQTLLIIAFGATSEYESIPLFEMLYKKAFLNRIYCGSVPLNNQTEINVKVLDTKHGAFLYDCLTEVMKTHTNFTGYLFIGEEILLNYWNMIEFDLGRIWEDENTIVGPNLYEQTFNLWEWWESPWGVRAVEKVYEYLIELNYYENRRSKLTQGNWIPDWDAGQALNAWLWNGSGEFSCYWTNKSVVYIPRTFSDLFLNISKHFRHSGVRHGIAIPTLIRLMTLQENNIKLTSTEVNQRNSDDFLKNRDVLTKASQQTHIISINCERKERRFILNDLRLKEYAVGKFLEYSQC, translated from the exons atgaaaaatatactttttaaatatcttactTTCCGTCCAGTAATAAAGTATTTCTactatctaatttttttcatgttgGTTTTTTTATTCGCTATGGTTGCAAAag ATGTTTTTGACGTCGACGTTTATCTTTTTGGAAAGGCGACAATAAAACATAAGTGGTGGTTCAATCGTCTTTCTAATTCGCCGACAAATGAATCAGAGGATAGTGACACTAAATTCGAAACAAAATGCGTaagcaattattttaatcaaacatTACTTATAATTGCTTTCGGTGCAACAAGTGAGTATGAATCCATACCGTTATTTGAAATGCTCTACAAAAAAGCCTTTTTAAATCGGATTTATTGTGGAAGCGTGCCTTTGAATAATCAGACTGAAATCAATGTTAAAGTATTGGATACAAAACACGGAGCGTTTCTTTATGATTGTTTAACAGAAGTAATGAAAACTCATACAAATTTCACaggatatttatttattggcgAAGAAATCCTTCTCAACTATTGGAATATGATTGAATTTGATTTAGGACGTATTTGGGAAGATGAAAATACAATAGTGGGACCGAATTTATATGagcaaacatttaatttatggGAATGGTGGGAAAGTCCGTGGGGTGTAAGAGCTGTAGAAAAAGTATACGAGTATTTGATAGAActaaattattatgaaaatagaCGGTCAAAACTGACGCAAGGAAACTGGATTCCAGATTGGGATGCAGGACAAGCTTTAAATGCATGGCTGTGGAACGGCAGTGGAGAATTTTCGTGTTATTGGACAAATAAATCTGTTGTATACATACCACGAACATTTTCAGATTTATTTCTCAATATTTCGAAACACTTCCGTCATAGCGGTGTTAGACATGGCATAGCAATACCTACTCTAATTAGACTTATGACTCTTCAAgagaataatataaaattaacttctACTGAAGTAAATCAAAGAAACTCAGatgatttcttaaaaaatcgAGATGTGTTAACTAAAGCATCTCAACAAACACACATTATTTCAATCAATTGCGAACGCAAAGAAAGGAGGTTTATTCTCAACGATCTAAGACTGAAAGAGTATGCCGTGGGTAAATTTCTAGAGTACAGccaatgttaa